TTTTCTGGGAGGCGCGGTTGTGGAATCCGTGATCGCTGAGGAACTGAATTCATTCCGGCGTGTGGTGAAGGGGAAGAACAAGGTCCAGCCGCCGAAGGTCACCCGCCTGAAAAAACCGGAAGGGATGGCTTTGGAAGAATGGCAGATCGCGCTTCGGCGCGACTACGGGCGCGAACAAAAGTTTGGGCTGAAAAACCTCGGGAGCGATCCGATTTTTTCCGAGTTTTCCGTGACGAACCCTCAGAGCGGCGGAACTTACCGCGTCCTGATCCGCGGGAGAAATCCCGGCGACAACTACTGCTCCTGCCCCGACTTTTCGGTCAACACGCTCGGGACGTGTAAACATATCGAGTTCACGCTCGCCAAGCTGGAGCGGAAACGTTCCGGCCTCGCTCTTCTCAAGCGCGGATTCCGGCCCGAGTACTCGGAGGTCTACCTTCGCTACAACGCCAAGAGGGAGGTCGCATTCCGACCCGGCGCGGCCTGCCCGCCGGCGTTACTCAAAATCGTCCGGCGGTATTTCGATGGGCAACAGATCCTCAAACCCGAAGCGTATGTCCGGTTCGAGAAATTTCTCAAGGAAGCCCAGGCCGCCGGAGCGGAGCTCCGCTGTTACGAAGAGGCGATCGGCTACGTGGCCCAGGTGCGGGACGAGCAAAGGCGCCGCAGGCTCATCGATGAAGCCTGTCCCGAAGGAATTCAAAGTCCGGCGTTTCTGAATCTGATCAAAGTTCCGATGTATGAGTACCAGCGGGAGGGGGCTCTTTTCACGGCCAAGTCCGGGCGTTCGCTTCTCGCCGACGACATGGGTCTGGGCAAGACCGTCCAGGCGCTGGCCGCGGCGGAAATCCTGGCCCGCACCGTCGGGATCCAACGGGTTCTCGTCGTCTGCCCCACGTCGCTCAAGCACCAGTGGAAACAGGAGATCGAGAAATTCACGGAACGAAGCGCGGAAGTGATCGAGGGGGCGCTTGCGGTCCGATCGAAAGGCTATCGGAGCGAGACGTTTTACAAGATCACGAACTACGACGTCATCCACCGCGATCTTGAGCTAATTCACGCCTGGGAACCGGACCTGATCGTCCTCGACGAGGCGCAGCGGATCAAGAACTGGAAAACCCGCACAGCGCAAAACGTGAAAAAGCTCCGCTCCGAATATGCGATCGTCCTGACCGGCACGCCGCTCGAAAACCGCCTGGAGGAACTTCATTCGATCGTCCAGTTCGTCGACCGGTATCACCTGGGCCCCCTGTTCCGTTTCCTGGACGAGCATCAGAGCACCGACGAGTTGGGAAAAGTGACCGGATACCGGAACCTTTCGAAGATCTCACAGACGCTCAAATCGGTCCTCCTCCGCCGAAACAAAAAAGAGGTCCTGACGCAACTCCCGGAGCGGATTGATAAGAATTTCTTTGTCCCCATGACGGAACCGCAGATGCAGCACCATGATGACAACCGCGACATTGTCGTACGGATCGTCGCGAAGTGGAGGCGGTACAAGTTTCTCTCCGAAGCGGATCAGCGCAGGCTGATGATCGCCCTTCAGTTCATGCGGATGTCGTGCAACAGCACGTACCTTTTGGATAAGACAACGGATTTCGGAGTTAAAGCCGACGAATTGGTCTCCCTGCTTGGGGAGATCTTCGAGCGGCCGGACGCGAAGGTCGTGGTCTTTAGTCAGTGGGTTCGGACGCATGAAATCCTGGAAGGGAGATTCAAGGCCCGGAAATGGAAGTACGTTTTGTTTCATGGAGGTGTGCCGGGCCGGAAACGAAAAGACTTGATCCAACAGTTCAAGGAGGATCCCGACTGCCGGGTTTTCCTGTCGACGGACGCCGGCGGCGTCGGACTCAATCTGCAAAACGCCTCGGCCGTGGTGAACATGGACCAGCCGTGGAACCCGGCGGTCTTGGAGCAGCGGATTGGCCGTGTTCACCGCCTGGGGCAGCACCGTCCGATCCAGGTCGTGAATTTCATCGCCCAGGGAACGATCGAACATGGGATGCTGAACCTCCTCCGGTTCAAGAAGTCGATGTTTGCCGGCGTCCTGGACGGCGGGGAGGACGAAGTTTTCCTCGGCGGTTCGCGGCTCAGCCAATTCATGGAGACGGTGGAGAACGTCTCCGGAGGCATTCCCGCCCCCATGCCGCGCGAGACGGGCAACGGCGCCGAGGCAGCACAAGCGGACGATCCGACACCCGGAGACGGGAAGGGCGAAGCGGCCGCCGTCGGAAAGACTGCGCCCGCGCGAAAGGACCGCCTCGCGGGACAGCCGATGTCGGACCAGGAGGTTTGGGCGAAAACCATCTCAGCCGGTCTTTCCCTCCTCCAACGGTTCGGCGAGATCCTTCAAACAACCGCGCATCCATCTTCAGACAAGGCGCCCTCCGAGCGATCCACGCCGCTGATCGCCCGCGATGAAACTACGGGCGAGCCGTTTTTGAAATTGCCGGTGCCCAAACCGGAGGTTCTGCAAAAAATAGCCGATCTCCTCGCCGCGTTCACCACTCCGACGCATGGCTCGCCATCGGCATAGAGACCGGGAGAAGTCAGAGCGGCAGCGGTACTTGAGACGCAAACGCGAAGAAAAAAGCGTTTCTCTTCGACCAAGAGGTGTCGCGTTCTCTGGGACAAGTAGATCGGGAAGAGTGGGAATTCGCACTTTCGATTCATGGCGGGAACGTCGCTCAGGCGGCTCGACAGTGCGGACTGGATGGGATCCCGACCAGCGCCAAGGCCCTTTGGGGGCGATCGTCCGAAGAGGCGGCTGGAACTTATCGGAGATGGCGGGATCGGGTGAAGAAATAGGCTTTCGCTTCGAGCCGACGGTCTGGTGGCCCATTTGGGACGAGATCCGGCGCTGGTTTGACGAAAATCCGAAGACGTTTTGAGGCCGCAAAAGTTGCGCCCGAGGAACCGTCGCAACTTTTGCAGTTAGCCCTGCTCGTTTGAATTTCGTTGCCGACTCGCGACGCCTTGCCTTTGACGAGCAACCTCGTGCCAGGCTTCGCATGTCACTGCGGTTGCGCCGGCCTTCGGCCCGAGGGGAGCGGGACCGCCAATGAACGTAGAACGGCTCGGGATTTATTTTAGCGGGGGCTAAATGTGCCCGGCCGCGCGTGAGTTCCGCCAGAACAATTAGTTGTATAAATTAATAATATTAAATATTTAATAATGTATTGCACTAATTACATACTCGGAGTAAAGTAAGACATCATGTTTAACTTCGAACAGATTTTGCGCGAGCTGGATGAACGCATTGAAAAGGAGAATGAGCGGAGACGGGCTGACGAAATAACTTCATATCCGAAAATGAAAATTCTGCTTCTGGGTCAAATGGGCCTCTTTGCTCATCCGGACGAGTTGGAGGCGAAATTACATCTTGTTGGAACCGCGGACGTAGACGCGAAAATCCAGGCGGAGTACAGCCTGGTGCAGCTGTTTGAAAAAGTGTTGGAAGCTTTTGGGCTGGAATACGATCGGGACAGCCATCTTGTTTGGGTTCCGCCTGAGAGTACCCAAATCACAATTTTTGAGACTCCGCGTTTGAAGTGTGACGTTGTGAATCCTCTCTATTTGCTGACGTCGAAGGCCATAAAAGCAAAAGAGAAGAACAGAATATTGATCAAGCAGGCATTAAAAATATACGGACGAGAGCTGGAAAGTCTCATTCGACAACATGGTGGCGATCCGAACTACTTCAAGAAATAATGAATTGAAAAAATGACAAACGAAATCGACAGAAACTACCAAAATCGAAGAACAAAGCGCGTGCTGGGTTTCCTTGCAGCAAAGGGATTATTGATTGTTCCGTGGGTTAAAGCGCGACCCACAGGCAAGTTGCGGGTTCCAGACGTGCTTTGGGTTGCGAAAAATGTCGAGCCAAGAGTGTTGGAGGTTCTGCCTGCGGCACTCCTTCATTTCCCGGCGGCTTTCCTGCAAAAGGACCGGCTACCGAAAGATGTGAGAGCGGTACTTGCACAAATCAAAAAAGGAGAGAAGGCCGATCGAATGGTGCGAGGCATTCCATTCAAGAATTTTCAGCGATGGACTGAGAGAATACTTCCGGATCGGAGAACGAAGCCACTTTCACGTCAAAGGCGAATCACAAAATCGTTCCGGTTTCCTCAGCACATTGCTGAGGGCATTCGTCAGCAAGCCTCGTTGAGAGGCCTAGGAGAAAGTCAGTACCTCGAAAGCCTGGTTCGCAAGGATTTGGCACCTTAAATGAGAGAATACGTGGTTCGAGCCGACGGTCTGGTGGTCCAAACTGGCCAAAGTTCGAACGTTTTTCAATGAAAATCCGGATGGATTTTGAGGCCGCAAGGGCCGCGCCGGAGGAACCGTCACGGCCCTTGCAGTTCGCCCTGCTCGTTTGAAATCTTTCGCCAATTCGGAACGCCTTGCCTTTGATGAGCAACCTCGTGCCAGGCTTCGCCTGTCACTTCAGTTGCATTCGCCCCGAGGGGAGCGGGACCAACCTAATGGCAAATGGCTCGGGACTTATTATAGCGGGGGCTTAAGGTGCTCTCGCGGATATCATCATGGGTAAAGAATTTAGAACAAGAGTTAGGTCAAGCCGCTGCGCGTGCTGAGGTGCGGAAGCGTTTCGGAAGAGACCTCAACTTTCTCGATGCGTGGTACACGTCCATCGCTGTCTGTGCATTCAGCCAAAAGTCAGGGGACATGCCGAATGCAGCGCCCAGTTTCAACGCCATCTCAGCTGTGACCGACGTTCGGCCGTTGACGATCCGGTTTACCACCTTAATGTCACACCCCAAATGCTGCGCCACTTGTTTTTGAGAGAGGCCTAGCGGTTTTAGAAACTCCTCGGAAAGAATCTCCCCAGGAGTCGTCGGCCTTCTTTTCACAACAAACATTTTTTACCCTCCTACCCGTGATAATACGTCACACGTACGTCCACCGGACCTAATGCGGACCACCGAAAAACAATCCGCCACTGATCGTTGACGCGAATACTGAACAAGCCGGTCAAACTTCCTTTCAGGGCCTCCAACCGATTGCCGGGCGGTGATCTGAGGTCGTCCAATCTTGCTGCGTAGTGCAACATATCCAACTTTCGCTTGACGATGCCCTTGGCGTTGGCCCATTTGACGCCTTTGTCGACGCGCCCGGTTTCGAAGAATCGCCGGCACGGGTCGTCGGCGAATGACTGAATCGGCATCGCCGATTTTATACCACATATTGGTATACCTAGATAAGGTAATAATAACAGTTTTTGCTAAACTGTGTCTAGGCTCGAGGGAGTTTGAAACGTGTTTACAAGATGTGTGGCTCGAACAGGACCGCTCAAAGCAAATGATCCATAATTCCAAAGCCTTAGCTGGGCGGGCCTTAGTCTACCAACATGATTTTACGGTTTGGTGGAGCTGAACGGGATCGAACCGTCGACCTCTTGAATGCCATTCAAGCGCTCTCCCAGCTGAGCTACAGCCCCATCGGCGGAAAGAGTTAACATTGAACTTTCGAAGAATCAATTTGGCGTTGTCTTTGTTGTCGCTGGGAGAGCGCTGAAGACGCGGTTTATTATACGTGGGGCCCTCCATCGCGTGATCGCGATGGCTCCTCCCAGGGCAGCTGAGCTACAGCCCCATCGGCGGAAAGAGTTAACATTGAACTTTCGAAGAATCAATTTGGCGTTGTCTTTGTTGTCGCTGGGAGAGCGCTGAAGACGCGGTTTATTCAGCTTAGCTGCAGTTCGACGTCGTGATCGGAGTTAGCGGCTCTGGCGGGCCTTTTCTTGCATCTCGATCTTTTGGGCGTCGATGCGTTCGGAAAGCCGATCGATCTCGTGAATCAATCCGTCGATCTCCGGCGAAACCAGACGGCCCGATTTGCAGAGTCGGTAGGTTTCCTCTCCCAAAGTGCGGTAGAGGGTTACCCGATCCCGCTGCATCCGCGCGGTGTTGAATTTGATTTTTCCAACCCGCGAGACTTTCAGAAGCCCTTCGCGGCCGCGTTCCAGAGCCTCACGAGCCTTGGACCACGCTTTGTCTCTGCGCGAATCGGTCGAAGGGGATTTCGGCGCGTCGGCCATGGACCGTACCCTAACAGGCACCGGGCGGCGGATCAAGCCGCGGCGTCTGAAACGGTGCCTTCATAATAGTTTCGAAAGTAGATCGCCGCGGACCAGAGCGCGAGAGCAAGAGCGGCGTAAAGCAAGACGCCTCCGAGTTCCATCCATTCGATCCCCAGCCAACGATTCTCCGGGCCGAGCAACAAAAAAGCGATCGCAAATCCTTCCAACCAAGTTTTGATTTTTGCGCTCAGGATGGAGGGGATGAAGATTCCTTCACTTCCGGCCAAGCTCCGAAGGCCGCTGACGGCGATTTCGCGACTTAACAAAAGAATCGCCGTGATCACTTGCACGCGGTGCAGATGAATCAACATCAAGAGGGCCGCGAGAACGAGGAGTTTATCGGCCATCGGGTCCATGATCTTTCCCAACCGCGTGATCGTCTTTGTCCGCCGCGCGATCATCCCGTCGAAAAAATCGGTCCAGAAAGCGAATCCGAACAGCGCCGCCGCCCAAAAGTCGTTCCACGCGGTATTCCGCCCATAGACAAGCGCCACGACGGCGGGAATCGCGACGATTCGGATGGCCGTTAATGCATTCGGTAAATTGTAGACCCGACTAGAGGGGATTGGGCTGCTGTTGATCGGCGAGGACATCGTGCGGGAAAGTGACCGGCGTAAGCTCCTGGAATCGGTCGTAATACTTTCGCACCTTCTTCACGTAGTCAACCGTCTCGGGAAAGGGGGGCACCCCTCCGTACTTTGTGATCGCCCCGGGTCCCGCGTTGTATGCGGCCACGGCAAGTTCCACGTCCCCTTGAAACTGTTCGAGGAGTTGCTTGAGGTAGCGAATCCCTCCCCGGAGGTTTTCTTTCGGATCGTGGGGGTTGAAGACTCCCAACTGCTCTGCGGTCGTGGGCATCAGTTGCATCAAGCCTCGGGCCCCTTTTTTCGAGACGGCCATCGGGTCGTATTCGGATTCGGCTTTGACCACCGCCTCGATGAGGGAAGGAGTGACGTTGTACTGCGAGCTGTAACGTGAGATCAATTTCCGGAGTTCTTCCCGAGGAATCCGGATGGCCGCAATACGGAACGGGTCTTCGTTTCGAAGCTTATAAATGGAGAACTGAGCATGGTCGGGCGGTTCATCCGCGAAGTGAATGGTTCCGTCGGCGTCGGTGAACGTAAAAAAATCGGCCCTTACCGGTCCCGACAACAGGACCAGGGCGAGGGGCATCAGAGCCGAAAATTTCTGAAAGAGTGCGGTCATCGAGGATAAAGTCTTATCAGCGGAACTTTCGTAATTATTCTAGCAAAGATTGCAATTCGGCGGAACAAGTTTAATCTATTGAAATTATACTATATTTTATGGTAAATTTCGGGTCTTTCGGACAGGGGAAGGTGCTTCGTCGAAAAAGCGACTATTTCTTATTTTAAGTTGCGGTTGGGTCATTCCTCCCAGGTGTCTACGACGCCGTCATAATTGAGATCCCGGGCTGTTCTTTGAAGTTTGTCTTGAGCGTAATACATCCATTCATCCGGTTTCCCGTCGCCGTTGGTGTCCCGCTCAACCCGCGCCAGAGCGCCTTTCTCAAAAAAACGCCAGGTGTCCATCTTTCCCGAGAAGTTGTGGGAAGATTCGATTCTGACCAGCGCCCCATCAATATAGTGTTCGATAAGGTCATTTCGACCGTCAAAGTCCAGGTCCAGGGTGAAAAGAAGGGGCTTCCCTTGAGCGAATTTCTTTTGAAAATCGACCTTTCCATCTCCGTTTAAGTCAACTTCTTCTCTAACGATTTCAGAGGGTTGCCCGTTCTGGCCTTTCTTCAACCACCGCCAGGTATCCGGCCGGCCGCGCCGAGCGACGTCCAGCTTAACAAACTCGAGTCCTTTCTCAGGTTCTTTGGAGGTCACGGGCTTTGGACCCGTTGCAGAACTGCATCCATGGCCGAACAGCGCTACAAGGGCGAGCGCCCCGAGGAGGTGCTTAGTGTTGACAATATATATATGGGCACGTAATGTCATTCTCATTGCTACGGTGGTGGGAGCTGATTTTTCCTAAATCGATTGGGGCCGCTCATGTCGCGTAAAAAAATATCCACAACGGTTTATATCACTGAAGACCAGAACGAGAAGCTAAAGCTTCTCAACAAGAAAACCAAAGTACCGGTCGCAGAGTTCATACGCCAGGGAATCGATATGGTTTTGGAACGGTACAAGAACCAGATCCCCGGCCAAATGTCTTTCACCTAAAAAATGTCCCGATATGTCGTTACCGGCGGGGCTGGGTTCATCGGCTCGCACCTTGTCGAACGTCTTTGGTCAAATGGCCACGAGGTCGTGGCCATCGACAATCTTATGACCGGACGTATCGCGAATCTCGATGGGCTCCGCGGAAAAACCCGGTATCAATTTGTCGAGGCCGACGTTTCCGATCGGTTTCCAGACGTCGGAAAAGCCGATGGGGTGTTTCATATGGCGTCGCCCGCCAGCCCGAAGGACTTTGTTCCGCTCGCGATTCCGATTCTCCGCGTCGGTTCGCTCGGAACGATGCACGCTTTGGAATATTCCCTCAAACAGGGGAGCTGGTTTCTGCTGGCCTCCACCAGCGAGGTCTACGGTGATCCCGAAGTTCATCCCCAGCGGGAAGATTACTTCGGAAATGTGAATCCGATCGGCGTTCGCGGGGTTTACGACGAATCCAAGCGTTTCGCGGAGGCTTTGACCATGGCCTATCACCGCAACAAAAAGGTTTCGACCTCCATCGTCCGGATTTTCAACACGTACGGCCCTCGAATGCGGTTGAACGACGGCCGAGTCATCCCAAATTTTATATCTCAGGCTCTGCATGGCGAGCCGTTGACGATCTATGGCGACGGCCTCCAAACCCGAAGCCTTTGTTACGTGGATGACCTGGTGGACGGGATTGTTCGCTTTGCCGACAAGAGGCCGGTGGAACCGATTAATCTCGGCAACGACCATGAAATGACGGTGAAACTCCTGGCCGAAACCATCGTTCACCTCACCCAATCCAGGAGTTCTTACTCGTTCACGCCGCTGCCCGAAGATGATCCGAAACAGCGCTGCCCCGTTTTGACCAGAGCCCAGAAGACCCTCGGATGGTCTCCATCCACGAAGCTGGAGGTCGGTCTTCAAAAGACGATCGACTATTTCAGGAAGATCCTTTGAGGCGTGCCGGCTTTTTCTACTTCGCGATCTGCCTTCTTTGGTTCCCTTCGGTTTTTTTAAACTTCTCTTCCTCCCTGGCGGGAATTCCGGGGGATAACTACCTTTTTGTCTGGCACAACTGGTGGCTTGCGCATTCCCTGTTTGTCGGGCGGAGCCCTTTTTTCACGAAGGCGGTTTTTTTTCCGGAGGGGATCTCCCTCGGAACGCATACGCTGTCGCTTCTCAATTCCATCCCCGGCGCATTTCTATCGTTCTTTTTGAACCCTGTTCAGACGTACAACCTTCAGTGGCTTCTCACGTTCGTGTTGTCGTCCACGGCCATGTACGCCGTGGCATTTGACGCGAGCGGAGCGCGATTAGGCTCTTTATTAGCCGGTTTCGTTTTTGGTTTTTCCTATTTTCGTCTATCGCACGGTTTGGGGCACCTCAACCTCTTGAGTACCTACTTTCTTCCGGCGGTGGTTCTGTTCGCCCATCGTTACTTCGTCGGCGGCGGAAAGAAGAACTTTGTCCTCCTGGTGGGGAGTGTCGTTCTCACCGGCTACGGCGACTGGTACCACCTGGTCGCGGCGTTGATCATTACGATCGTTATTTGGGCGCTTCAGCTGTCTCGATGGCCGGGCATTATTCGAGATCGGCGTTGTATCGTCGCGATCGCAACATCGTTGGTATTTCTCCTCCCCATCTTGATACCTCTTTTCCAAAATATGAGAGCCGCGACTCTCGTTCTTGAAAAACCGGGTCCGGATAACTCCGCCGATCTTTGGGCGATCTTCGTTCCGAATTTCCATCCCTTTTTGGCCGGCCGAGAGCGCATCCTGGCGTTTTTTGCCGCAAATCCTTACGAGCGAAGCGTATATCTGGGATGGGTGTCGTTTGGGTTCGCTCTCTGTGGCTGGTTTCACGCTCCAAAGCGTTGGGCCCGCCTCGGAGGAATTCTCATCCTCTTCGGTTTCGCTCTTGCCGTCGGTCCGGCCGTTTATTGGAAAGGATCGGCGATCGTTTCCTCACCCTGGACACCGTACGCCCTCCTTTCCAATTTCGTTCCGGGCGTCATTCATTTTCGCGCGCCTTCACGCTTCCTCATCCTGACGTTTCTTGGAATGTGCCTGCTGATTCCTTTTGGCATTCAAGAGATTCAAACCTGGATGGCAAATCACCTGAAATCGGATGCGGTCACAAAAGGAGCGCTAGGAGTTCTCTTGGGGCTTGCGGCGCTGGAGCTTTATCCGGGTGACTATCCCATGACGCCCCATCGCCTTCCGGCGATCTATCAAACGATTGCGCGTGATAAGGAAAAATTCGCCGTGGCCGAATTTCCCCTCCACTCCGGAATGTTTTTTCCCAAGTATCCCGGATGGCAAGATCGAATTTTTCAGTACTATCAAGTCTACCACGGCAAGCCACTTCTCTGTGGATACACAGCGCGGGCGGACCTCACGGCCATCGGATTCTTAGAAACATTTATGCGTTCGAGTTTGGACGGGACGCTCGATGCCGCCTGGTTTGAACGGCAAAAAATTCGGTTCGCTCTGTTTCACGTCGATCGCCTGGAGCCACAAACCTACGCCCGTTACTGGGGGAATTTATCCCGATGGGGTCGCGAGGTTCCTTCCGGGGATCCCGCGATTCGCGCACTTCAGTTTTATTGAGCCGCTCTTCCTCAATGGCGTTAGGCGCACGAGCTTCTCGGCGCCGGGGACCCCGTCGAACAAATAGGATACGAATGGCGCACCCCTCAAAAACAGGTTAAAAGAGCCGGCCGGAAATTGTAGGTGAGTACCTGAGCTTCATGCCCATGGACAGAATTCGAAATTTTTCAATCATCGCGCATATCGATCACGGAAAATCGACGTTGGCCGATCGATTTCTGGAAATGACGGGGGCGCTGTCAAAGCGGGAAATGAAAGAGCAATACCTCGACCGGATGGACTTGGAGCGGGAGCGGGGGATCACGATCAAAGCGCAGACCGCGCGATTGGAGTATCGCGCAAAAAGCGGCGGGACGTATCAGTTCAACTTGATCGATACTCCCGGCCACGTCGATTTCTCCTACGAAGTGTCTCGAAGTTTGGTCGCGTGCGAAGGGGTTATTTTGCTGGTCGATGCCTCCCAAGGCGTTCAGGCGCAGACCTTGGCGCATGTGTATCAGGCGATCGAACATCATCTCGAAGTCATTTTGGTCTGGAACAAGATCGATCTTCCCAGCTCGGATGTGGATCGAGCCCGTCGGGAGGTGGAAGACGTGATCGGTCTGGACACAAAAGACGCCATCGCCATCAGCGCGAAGGAAGGGACCCATGTCTCGGAAGTCTTGGAGGCGGTCGTCGCCCGGATCCCTCCTCCCAAAGGGTCCGTGAACGCTCCGCTCAAGGCGCTTCTCTTCGATAGCTGGTACGACCCGTATCTCGGCGTCGTCTGTCTCATGCGGCTTTTCGACGGAACGCTCAAGAAAGGGGACCACATTCGATTCATGGCGACGCGACAGGAGTTTGAGGTCGAGCGCGTGGGAGTCCTCAATCCCGAGCCCTATTTGGTGGACGAATTATCCGCCGGAGAGGTCGGATTCGTGGCGGCCGCCATCAAGGATGTCCGGGAAACGAAAATCGGCGATACGGTGACGAATCCGGACCGCCCCACGGCGGCCCCATTCGCCGGATTTCGGATCGTGAAGCCGATGGTTTTCTGCGGGATCTTTCCGACGGCGGAGCAGGAATTCGACGAGCTTCGGGACGCTCTGGAAAAACTTCGTCTCAACGACGCGTCGTTCAGCTTCGAACCGGAAACTTCGGCGGCGCTCGGCTTCGGATTTCGATGCGGGTTTTTGGGATTGCTTCACATGGAAATCATTCAGGAACGCCTGGAGCGGGAATTCCAGGTGGATGTCATTACGACGGCGCCGACGGTGGTTTATAAGATCAAGAAATTGAACGGGGAAGTCGTGGAGATCGACAATCCTTCGAAGTTGCCGCCGATTCAGGAGATCGACGAAATTCAGGAGCCGCGGATTACCGCCACGATTCACACGCCGAACGAATATGTCGGCGCGATCCTCGCGTTATGCGAGGGGAGGAGGGGGAAGCAGGTCGCCATGGAATTCCCGACGCCTTCGAAAGTCATTCTCAAGTACGACCTTCCGTTCAACGAGATCGTCTTTGATTTCTACGACAAGCTTAAATCGGTCTCGCGCGGCTACGCTTCGCTCGACTACGAGTTCACAAGATTCGAAGCTTCCGAACTGATCAAACTCGACATGCTGATCAACGGCGAAAAGGTGGATGCGCTCTCCCTGATCGTTCATCGCGACGTTTCGTACCATCGGGGGCGGGAGCTGGCGAAGCGGATGAAGGAAGTCATTCCGCGCCAGATGTTCGAGGTGGCGATTCAGGCGTCGATCGGAAACAAAGTAATCGCGCGCGAGTCTCTTTCGGCATTGAGGAAGAACGTCACGGCGAAGTGTTACGGGGGGGACATCACCCGGAAAAGGAAGCTGCTGGAACGCCAAAAAGAGGGTAAGCGGCGGATGAAGCGCGTCGGGCGTGTGGACCTACCGCAGGAAGCCTTCCTCGCTATTCTCAAGGTTGAGTGACGTGATAAAGGCAGCGGAGATCGGCCGCGGCTTTGTGAAGTGCCCGATCCCGTGTCCAAAGTGTCGCCCGGTTCAAGGTGGTTTCCTGGAGAAGGAGTACGTCGATCGCGGAGAGGCCGCTTCCGCCCAGCGAGTGGTCTTCGACAAAATGCGAAGCGTCGTCCGGCAGCGCGGGGATTTCAGGCCGTCGGACGCCCTGGAAATGCCTTCGGAGAAAGGCTCGTTCGTTTCGGTTTCGCATGC
The sequence above is a segment of the Bdellovibrionota bacterium genome. Coding sequences within it:
- a CDS encoding HigA family addiction module antitoxin, translating into MFVVKRRPTTPGEILSEEFLKPLGLSQKQVAQHLGCDIKVVNRIVNGRTSVTAEMALKLGAAFGMSPDFWLNAQTAMDVYHASRKLRSLPKRFRTSARAAA
- the pgsA gene encoding CDP-diacylglycerol--glycerol-3-phosphate 3-phosphatidyltransferase, producing the protein MSSPINSSPIPSSRVYNLPNALTAIRIVAIPAVVALVYGRNTAWNDFWAAALFGFAFWTDFFDGMIARRTKTITRLGKIMDPMADKLLVLAALLMLIHLHRVQVITAILLLSREIAVSGLRSLAGSEGIFIPSILSAKIKTWLEGFAIAFLLLGPENRWLGIEWMELGGVLLYAALALALWSAAIYFRNYYEGTVSDAAA
- a CDS encoding lytic transglycosylase domain-containing protein, whose translation is MTALFQKFSALMPLALVLLSGPVRADFFTFTDADGTIHFADEPPDHAQFSIYKLRNEDPFRIAAIRIPREELRKLISRYSSQYNVTPSLIEAVVKAESEYDPMAVSKKGARGLMQLMPTTAEQLGVFNPHDPKENLRGGIRYLKQLLEQFQGDVELAVAAYNAGPGAITKYGGVPPFPETVDYVKKVRKYYDRFQELTPVTFPHDVLADQQQPNPL
- a CDS encoding NAD-dependent epimerase/dehydratase family protein; translation: MSRYVVTGGAGFIGSHLVERLWSNGHEVVAIDNLMTGRIANLDGLRGKTRYQFVEADVSDRFPDVGKADGVFHMASPASPKDFVPLAIPILRVGSLGTMHALEYSLKQGSWFLLASTSEVYGDPEVHPQREDYFGNVNPIGVRGVYDESKRFAEALTMAYHRNKKVSTSIVRIFNTYGPRMRLNDGRVIPNFISQALHGEPLTIYGDGLQTRSLCYVDDLVDGIVRFADKRPVEPINLGNDHEMTVKLLAETIVHLTQSRSSYSFTPLPEDDPKQRCPVLTRAQKTLGWSPSTKLEVGLQKTIDYFRKIL
- a CDS encoding ribbon-helix-helix domain-containing protein, with the translated sequence MSRKKISTTVYITEDQNEKLKLLNKKTKVPVAEFIRQGIDMVLERYKNQIPGQMSFT
- a CDS encoding DEAD/DEAH box helicase, which codes for MESVIAEELNSFRRVVKGKNKVQPPKVTRLKKPEGMALEEWQIALRRDYGREQKFGLKNLGSDPIFSEFSVTNPQSGGTYRVLIRGRNPGDNYCSCPDFSVNTLGTCKHIEFTLAKLERKRSGLALLKRGFRPEYSEVYLRYNAKREVAFRPGAACPPALLKIVRRYFDGQQILKPEAYVRFEKFLKEAQAAGAELRCYEEAIGYVAQVRDEQRRRRLIDEACPEGIQSPAFLNLIKVPMYEYQREGALFTAKSGRSLLADDMGLGKTVQALAAAEILARTVGIQRVLVVCPTSLKHQWKQEIEKFTERSAEVIEGALAVRSKGYRSETFYKITNYDVIHRDLELIHAWEPDLIVLDEAQRIKNWKTRTAQNVKKLRSEYAIVLTGTPLENRLEELHSIVQFVDRYHLGPLFRFLDEHQSTDELGKVTGYRNLSKISQTLKSVLLRRNKKEVLTQLPERIDKNFFVPMTEPQMQHHDDNRDIVVRIVAKWRRYKFLSEADQRRLMIALQFMRMSCNSTYLLDKTTDFGVKADELVSLLGEIFERPDAKVVVFSQWVRTHEILEGRFKARKWKYVLFHGGVPGRKRKDLIQQFKEDPDCRVFLSTDAGGVGLNLQNASAVVNMDQPWNPAVLEQRIGRVHRLGQHRPIQVVNFIAQGTIEHGMLNLLRFKKSMFAGVLDGGEDEVFLGGSRLSQFMETVENVSGGIPAPMPRETGNGAEAAQADDPTPGDGKGEAAAVGKTAPARKDRLAGQPMSDQEVWAKTISAGLSLLQRFGEILQTTAHPSSDKAPSERSTPLIARDETTGEPFLKLPVPKPEVLQKIADLLAAFTTPTHGSPSA
- a CDS encoding type II toxin-antitoxin system RelE/ParE family toxin, translated to MPIQSFADDPCRRFFETGRVDKGVKWANAKGIVKRKLDMLHYAARLDDLRSPPGNRLEALKGSLTGLFSIRVNDQWRIVFRWSALGPVDVRVTYYHG
- the lepA gene encoding translation elongation factor 4, which translates into the protein MPMDRIRNFSIIAHIDHGKSTLADRFLEMTGALSKREMKEQYLDRMDLERERGITIKAQTARLEYRAKSGGTYQFNLIDTPGHVDFSYEVSRSLVACEGVILLVDASQGVQAQTLAHVYQAIEHHLEVILVWNKIDLPSSDVDRARREVEDVIGLDTKDAIAISAKEGTHVSEVLEAVVARIPPPKGSVNAPLKALLFDSWYDPYLGVVCLMRLFDGTLKKGDHIRFMATRQEFEVERVGVLNPEPYLVDELSAGEVGFVAAAIKDVRETKIGDTVTNPDRPTAAPFAGFRIVKPMVFCGIFPTAEQEFDELRDALEKLRLNDASFSFEPETSAALGFGFRCGFLGLLHMEIIQERLEREFQVDVITTAPTVVYKIKKLNGEVVEIDNPSKLPPIQEIDEIQEPRITATIHTPNEYVGAILALCEGRRGKQVAMEFPTPSKVILKYDLPFNEIVFDFYDKLKSVSRGYASLDYEFTRFEASELIKLDMLINGEKVDALSLIVHRDVSYHRGRELAKRMKEVIPRQMFEVAIQASIGNKVIARESLSALRKNVTAKCYGGDITRKRKLLERQKEGKRRMKRVGRVDLPQEAFLAILKVE